From the Lolium rigidum isolate FL_2022 chromosome 2, APGP_CSIRO_Lrig_0.1, whole genome shotgun sequence genome, one window contains:
- the LOC124689675 gene encoding protein Rf1, mitochondrial-like: protein MSRLRPRSFSTSASSRTNELLNLLHHHLGSGTLRPDLAHQLFDELLCQPVPVSERAINGLFAALAPAPPSMACPDAPGLAIALFRRMARTRRCGMTISTSHTYSILIDCCCRARRPDLGPAFFGCLLKTGVTAEIITFSNLFKCLCDMKQTDEALDVLLHKVPDDLPDVKSYSIILKSFCNNGRSQCALELLRMMDQKGANHSPDVVAYSTVIDGFFKEGELTKACDLFHEMIQQGFVPTVVTYNSIVDALCKARAMDKAEVILRQMVINGVQPDIVTYSSLIRGYSTSGQLKEVVRLLKLMTSQGVLPDVVTCNDLMAHLCQHGRVKEAAEIFHSMALKGRKRNVFSYAIMLHGYATQGFLVDMIDLCELMVGDGVVPNVHVYDILIYAFAKRGRMDVAMLFFQDMLTHGVKPDKVIYLTVIAAFCRMGRMDDAMDKFNEMIDMGVPHDTTVYTCMIEGYLKHGDPMKAKELIAEMKNKNIRHRSQKGS from the coding sequence ATGTCGCGCCTCAGGCCGCGCTCtttctccacctccgcctcctcacgTACCAACGAGCTGCTGAACCTACTCCACCATCATCTGGGCTCTGGGACGCTTAGGCCGGACCTCGCGCACCAACTGTTCGACGAATTGCTGTGCCAGCCTGTGCCGGTATCAGAGCGCGCAATCAACGGCTTATTTGCCGCCCTAGCGCCAGCGCCGCCCTCTATGGCGTGCCCTGATGCCCCTGGCCTCGCCATTGCTCTCTTCAGACGCATGGCCCGAACACGCCGCTGCGGGATGACGATATCCACCAGTCACACCTACAGCATACTGATTGACTGCTGCTGCCGGGCACGCCGCCCGGACCTGGGGCCCGCCTTCTTTGGCTGCCTCCTCAAGACAGGCGTCACGGCAGAGATCATCACCTTCAGCAACCTATTCAAGTGTCTCTGTGACATGAAGCAGACGGACGAAGCTCTGGACGTGCTGCTCCACAAGGTGCCTGACGACCTGCCTGACGTCAAGTCCTACTCGATAATTCTCAAGAGCTTCTGCAACAACGGGAGGAGCCAGTGTGCCCTTGAGCTGCTCCGGATGATGGACCAAAAAGGAGCTAACCACTCTCCCGACGTGGTTGCATACAGCACCGTAATCGATGGCTTCTTTAAGGAGGGTGAGCTAACCAAAGCATGTGATCTATTCCATGAAATGATACAGCAAGGATTTGTGCCTACTGTGGTCACGTATAACTCCATTGTCGATGCACTCTGCAAAGCAAGAGCAATGGACAAGGCAGAGGTGATCCTTCGACAAATGGTTATTAATGGTGTTCAGCCAGATATTGTGACATATAGTAGCCTGATCCGTGGATATTCCACTTCAGGCCAGTTGAAAGAGGTCGTTAGGTTGTTGAAACTAATGACTAGTCAAGGTGTTCTACCGGACGTTGTTACCTGCAATGATCTCATGGCCCACCTTTGCCAGCATGGAAGAGTCAAAGAAGCTGCAGAAATTTTCCATTCCATGGCTTTGAAGGGCCGAAAGCGTAATGTCTTCTCATACGCTATTATGCTCCATGGGTACGCTACACAAGGATTCCTTGTTGATATGATTGATCTCTGTGAGCTGATGGTAGGAGATGGAGTTGTACCCAATGTCCATGTTTACGATATTCTAATTTATGCATTTGCTAAGCGCGGAAGGATGGATGTGGCTATGCTTTTCTTTCAAGACATGTTGACGCATGGAGTGAAACCTGATAAAGTCATATATTTAACTGTCATAGCTGCGTTTTGCAGAATGGGCAGGATGGATGATGCTATGGACAAATTCAATGAGATGATTGATATGGGAGTACCACATGACACCACTGTTTACACGTGCATGATTGAGGGTTATCTTAAGCATGGTGATCCCATGAAAGCCAAGGAATTGATTGCCGAAATGAAGAACAAGAATATTCGTCATAGGTCGCAGAAGGGTAGCTGA